From Salvelinus alpinus chromosome 20, SLU_Salpinus.1, whole genome shotgun sequence:
aacttgacgctgtcaacctgctccattacagcccctttgatgtggatgggggtgagctcggccctccgtttcctgtagtccacgatgagctcctttgtctttctgatgttgagggagaggttgctgtcctggcaccacacttcaaggtctgacctccctgtaggccgtctcatcgatGTCGGTGTACAGGCCTATCACCgtcgtgtcgtcggcaaacttggTGTTGGAGTTAAgcgtggccacacagttgtggatgaacagggagtacaggaggggactaagcacccaTCCCTGAGAAtcccccatgttgagggtcattgtggcagatgtgttgttgcctaccctcaccatatgggggcggccagtcaggatgtccaggaaccaattgcagagggaggtgttttatCCCAAGGTGTttaccttagtgatgagcttggagggcactatggtgttgaacgctgagttgtagtcaatgaacagtattctcacaggtgttcattttgtccaggtgggagtgaaatagagattgtgtcatctacatttacatttaagtcatttagcagacgctcttatccagagcgacttacaaattggaaagttcatacatattcatcctggtcccccagtggggaatgaacccacaaccctggcgttgcaagcgccatgctctaccgactgagccacacgggaccatctatggatctattggggcgctatgcaaattggagagggtccagggtgtctgggatgatggtgttgatgtgagccatgaccagccttccgaaacatttcatggctacagatgtgagtgcaacAGGGCGAAAGTCATTTAGAGACTGGTTACCTTGAcattcttgggcacaaggactatggtggtctgcttgaaacatgtaggtattacagactgggtcagagagcggttgaaaatgtcagtgaagacacttgccagttggtcagtgcatgctctgagtgcGTAATcgtggtaatccgtctggcccgtcggccttgtgaatgttaacctgttttaaagatcttacgtcggctacggagagcgtgatcacagtcatCCAGTacagctggtgttctcatgcatggttcagggATGGAAGAAAGCAGCCTTGAGGAACGCATAAATGGTATTTAGCTCATCTTGTAAGCTCACATCACTGGACAGCTCGCTGCTGTGTGTCCCTTTATAATCCATGAAGTTtgaaagccctgccacatccgacaagcgtcagagccagtgtagtatgattccaTCTCGGTTcagtattgaagctttgcctgtttgatggtttggaGAGTGTAGTGGGATTTCTTCTAagtgtctggattagtgtcctgctccttgaaagtggcagctctattCTTTAGCTCATTgtggatgttacctgtaatccaaaacttctggttgggatatgttcgtaatgtatggtcactgtggggacgacgtcatcgttGCACTTACTAATTAAGcctgtgactgatgtggtaaactcctcaatgccgtcagatgaatcccagaacatagtccagtctgtgctagcaaaacagtcctattTTTACAATAATGCTGCATTCGTAAACAAGTGGgaagtgggaatttaccacataCAAATGGGAGAAAAATCACTTGAATGTCCTTCGAACTATACTATccattgcatcttagcctatgttGCTCTgatattgctcatccatatatttatatttatacattcttattccattcctttacttagatgtgtgtgtattaggtatttgttgtggaattgttagatattacttgttagatattgctgcactgtcagaactaaaagcacaagcatttcgctacacccacaacaacatctgctaaccatgtgtatgtgaccaatacaatttgatttgaactgatAATTAATAGTGGAAAACTCGTATATCATTGCTGAGCTCCaacttctcccacatgctgactTCTGACGTCGCCTACTAAGTAAATTACCTTGTTAACAGAATTTGACAGTTAAATGTAACAAGAAAACATGATTTATAAAAAGCAATCTATTAATATGGTTTCTAAAATCTATCATTTGTTTACAGGCATTATAGCTGTACTTTTGGTTTATGGTTGAcacagcttgttggccattagccaatcgACATTTCTCAACGAGTTCAAAGCACGTCAgtgcatccaactggtatttacaactggtaaattcccacctcccacttggttatgaacgcagCAAGTTTATCTTTCTCTAAGCAGCAATCGTTTACTAGTAACTGGACTTTGTCACATTACTGATTGTCTTATGGCTTACTGATTgtcctatatatttttttatgttaatATGATACTTCACTTCACTCAAAGACCAAATCTGGAGAGCACAAAAAAAGactaaaaataagaaaaaagaaAAACCTTTAAAAaatgtgcctttaaaaaaaatacctaACCATCAGTTTACTTTATTCTTTCACTATGGGCcatgtctctccatctcttctcagTAAATGGTGTGAGGTAAGATGTCCTTAGTGTAAATAATTTCTGTGGAACACATGTCCCCTGTGTAATTTGCTTGCTTGGGGCATTTTATTTCTTCTCATTTTTTTACCCggtgaaccctttgaagaacccttttgggctcCAGGTAgagccttttgggttccatgtagaaccctttccacagagggtttttacatggaacccaaaagggttctcctatggggacagccgaagaacccttttggaacccttttttctaagagtgtactaatCATAGACTCGAATGTATAGCTGACAAATAAATTAAGCATATTTGGCATATGATTTATCTGGACAGTTGATGGTGTCTACAACACTCTTAGCTATGCATTACAGAGTTCTATGTGCAGAACTGATGTATTGAAGCATGATCATCTTTATAAGTCATCCATTTGTTAAATACAGGAACTAAACTAAAACTGCAATATTTAAAACACacaactgaaacatttggataTACAAGAATAATAGgcattgtactgtacagtatatcataagtattcacgccccttggatttcttcacattttattgcgttacaaagtgggattaaaattgatttaattgtaattttttgtcgacaatctacacaaaatactctttaatgtcaaagtggaaagaatattttttttatatatattaatgaatccggcctctttctagagctacgacctgaagatcaatgacgtcatcatgattcgaccttgtttttctccgagttcccagttgttttgaaagcaccataaatccagagaatgccagactttgatgacaaaatctgcccatgaaggaccgccgcgccaccttcctgttcaagtgagcacagcacaacagggtgagtccaaaaatgtattgtatgcacAGGTTGTTGTGACAGAGTCAAAAGTGGCTGTATGATGTTCTCCATGCTATATGTGATGAACCCCCTTTGAGATGCACAGGGGCTTTCAGGCTGGTTGTGCATGTTTATGTGTTATTAAGTTATCGGCCTATAAGTTCTAAATGTTTTGAATCATGTATATTCATCCCCTTGTTATGTGAGGCATCATGAAGTCATCATGAGACATTTTGACACATCATGACTGTGTTTCCACCATCTTTGACCATTTGGCACAGTTAGCTGCCATCAACTCTATCACAGTGAGTAACGTGTGTgaggtgagggggtggaggaaGGTAGACACCATTGGTCAGTCGATAATGAGGGCTAAACCCCTCCCTACTGAATATGAAACAGTCCAGGACATATTAACCATCAATCCCACCATGGCCATTTAACCTGGGCTACTTCTCTAGAGCCCACGCCTGGGATTGTCTTCAACAATATTCATTGGCCAGTGGACCATCAGTCACACCGTTACTCTTTTGTCTGAACATCTCACCAACTTCAGTAGTAAGCACTCTATTGTACACAATGAGTAACATGGTGACAGAGATTTTGGCCTTTATTCTCACCACGTCTGGCTGGGTCCTGATCTCCTCCACCATACCCACGGATTACTGGAAGGTGTCCTCTCTGGACGGCACAGTCATCACCACAGCTACCTACTGGTCCAACCTGTGGAAGACCTGTGTCACTGATTCAACAGGAGTCTCCAACTGCAAGGACTTTCCCTCCATGCTGGCACTGGACGGTCTGCTCAAAGTTTATTTCTTGTCATTGGGAAAGTGTCTTATAGCAGCTGCTTTGCAAGCTTAAGAGTGCCTACTTGCCTACGGTGATACAATACACAGCTTTTAAACTGTAAGAGCTCCTTATTATTGTGATTTCTAATGCCCTCATTGTGTAAATGTATGGTTATTCCCATTTTTTTGATCCAGTTGATCAAGTGATTACATCTCAATGCATTCATTATGCATGGACCAGTTGTAATAGCCTGTTACATGGATTGTACTCAACTAATGAAAGTGTAGTCTGCAGGCTAGCAGTGTTTCAGCATCTGGCCAGCGTGTCTCAGATGAGGGTCAGTGGATCTGCCACCTCAGTGTAACTGTGCCACAGTTCAATTTCAAGCTCATTACTTGGAAAGAGAAGGGCTCATTACTTGGAAAGAGAAGTGCTCAGAGCTTGCCAGTGCTAATAGATTTTGGGGGAGGGTACAATGCAAGTTTTCTCCCAGGGACAACTCATCTACCTTCAGAGATGTCAATGTTTAGCCTAACTTCATGGGAGTTGAAGGCTATAAATTAGATTTACTGGGAGCTTGGGGCTTTCTCCCATGGTTGGCTAATTTCTGGGGTTTACCACCAAGCTAATATTTGCCTGTTAATCACATCTCAAAGGCAGCTCCAATTTCAAgactacaaaaaaatatatgttttattgtcacatacaccggataggtgcagtgaaatgtgttgttttacagggtctgccatagtagtatggcgcccctggagcaaattaaggttgtgccttgctcaagggcacatcggcaaaTTAGCATATCTCTTTACTAAGAAACAATTACTGGTTATGCTTACAAATTATTGTTTATTCATACTGAACCAATTTGTTGCTTGCACAGTTAGCTGAGCAAATGAAAAGCGAAGTCTAAGCAAGCCTAAATATCTTACATTGAGTGATAATTCACTTAAAATTTGTTTTTTTACTACCAAGCTACAATATTAGCAAGATATTTTACCTTAATAAGACGATTAAGGTAAAATATATTGAAATAAGATAAATGACATGAATTAAGCCTTTTATAGGTTAAAATAAGCACAATTGTTAAAATAAGCTAAATTATCTGCCAATGATAATTTAGCTTTCACTTTTTGCTGTATGGTAATCCTGCATGGCATGTTGGTGTAATGAGATGGGGAGGGCATTGGGGGAAATGGCTGGGGGACATTTAGCTATTGAGAACGCTTCGACTATGCTTATAACTACAGCTGATCATGCATCAAATCAAGAAGCATGGCCTAAAGGTATGTGTAACAGATGTCTGACGTGGTCGACGCTTGTTCTTCCAGGCTACATCCAGGCCTGCCGGGGTCTGATGATCACTGCTGTGTGTTTGGGCTTCTTTGGTGCTGTCTTCGCCTTGGTCGGAATGAAGTGCACCAAGATTGGGGGATCAGACCAAAGCAAAGCCAGGACAGCTTGCATCGCCGGGGTCAATTTCATACTCAGCGGTAACTATCATGTCACAGCCATTGATGGACAATAGTGGCATAGTTTACCAAGTCTGCAGCACTGAACGTTATTTTCTTCTCTGCAGGTCTCTGCTCGTTGTCTGCATGCTCCCTGTATGCACACAGGATAACATCTGAGTTTTTTAACCCCATGTTTGTCGCTCAGAAGTGAGTAACTCATTTGATGTATAGGatcagacatacagtgccttgcaaaagtattcatcccccttggcgtttttcctattttgttgcattacaacctgtaatttaaatggattgttatttggatttcatgtaatggacatacacaaaattgtccaaattggtgaagtgaaatgaaaaaaataacttgtttcaaaaaattatatatatataaaaaaaaaatgaaaagtggtgcgtgcatatgaagcccctaaataagatctggtgcaaccaattaccttcagaagtcacataattagttaaataagtcCGCCTGTGtccaatctaagtgtcacatgatctggcacatgatctcaatatatatacacctgttctgaaaggccccagagtctgcaacaccaccaagcaaggggtaccaccaagcaaggggtaccaccaagctaggggcaccaccaagcaaggggcaccaccaagcaaggggcaccatgaagaccaaggagctctccaaacaggtcagggacaaagatgtggagaagtacagatcagggttgggttataaaaaaatatccaaaattttgaacatcccacggagcaccattaaatccattattaaaaaatttaaagaatatggcaccacaacaaacctgccaaggaGGGCtgctcatggaccaggcaaggagggcattaatcagaggcaacaaagagaccaaacataaccgtgaaggagctgcaaagctccacagtggagattggagtatctgtccataggaccactttaagccatacactccacagagctgggctttacggaagtggCCAgataaaagccattgcttaaagaaaaacaataagcaaacacgtttggagTTCgctaaaaggcatgtgggagactccccaaacatatggaagaaggtactctggtcagatgagaataaaattgagctttttggccatcaaggaaaacgctatgtggggatgtttttcatgaacagggactgggaaactggtcagaattgaaggaatgatggctggcgctaaatacagggatattcttgcgggaaacctgtttcagtcttccagagatttgagactgagacagaggttcaccttccagcaggacaatgaccctaagcatactgctgaagcaacacttgagtggtttaaggggaaacatttaaatgtctcggaatggcctagtcaaagcccagaactCAATCCAATTGAACATCTGTGGTATGACGTAAAGATTGCTGTATATCAGGGAacacatccaacttgaaggagctggagcagttttgccttgaagaatgggcaaaaatcccagtggctagatgtgccaagcttatagagacataccccaagagacttgcagttgTAATTGCTCCAAAAGGTGGctgtacaaagtattgactttgggggggtgaatagttatgcacgctcaagttctgttttttgtcttatttcttgtttgtttcacccaaaaaatatttagcattttcaaagtggtaggcataatacaaaccccccaaaaataaattaATTCCAGGTTGAAAGGCAACAAATaggaaaaaatgccaaggggggtgagtACTTTGGCAAGCCACTGTACAGCAGTGACCCACGTGATCATGGATGAAGTAATGCTGCTGTTAATTAATGAGTCTCCTTTGTTCCCCTGTTTTCCAGGTATGAACTGGGGGTTGCCTTGTTCATTGGTTGGGCAGGATCTATCCTTTGCATTCTGGGAGGGGTGATACTCTGCTTCTCAATAGTAGATAGTTCCACTACAAGGTAAGTCACAAAGTTCAATAATATGTCATGATATTTGGTCAATTACATGATTGGTTTACTTAacatttttctctctcctctccctctagtcACACAGGCTATGCCTACAGAGGAGCTACCTCTGCCTCTAATGTTTCTTCTCACCCTAGAGGGCATGCACAGCCTATGAGCCAGAGGCCTCCACCAGAGTACAGTAGCTCTTCTAGAGTACAGCACTTTGATAAGAATGCCTATGTGTAAGGGATGATAGGACAAATGCAGAACCTGAACAGCGGCATAGTCTCGAGAGGCCGATTTACTGCCATACCAGTTAAAAGGAGGAGAAAGAATGTGTTACGTGACTGGCTGGCCCATTGTGTCACAAATAATGATAGATCAGAAAGAGATCACTTTATATTGGAGTTGATCCCCCTGTTCACCTATTTATGACAGCACTAATTTCTATGCTGAGTCCAATGGAAATCAGAGCCTTTTTGAGTTCGTAAGAGATTGGCTGAGATTTGtggctttgatatttactttatAATAATATGTGAGCCTTGTGGTAGACCTAAGCTGCGAATCGAAATAGTGTCAATAATAACCACTTTTCTGTGCAATTGttgatttttcttttcttttttgatAATTGTTTGACATTAAAGTGAGGATGTGAACTGTTATATCGTCTTGTGTTGCCTGTCTCTTTAACTGTTAGACACACATTAAAATGCTGTTAATCTTTAATGACAGAACATTTAAAACTATGTTTAACATCGAAAACATCCAGTTTCTAACCAACCATTGACATAACCATAAACTACAGCATGTTTTATAATCAACATATCTTTGAGGTCACTTTTGGAAAAGTGTTATCCATTTACAGTACCTCTTGTATATCTTAATAACTCATTATTTACAGTCCTATTTCAACTGGCACCTATTTCAGAAAATCCTAAACAACTTGTATTTAGCCTATTATAAAATCATGTGTATTTGTGCTTGTTTCAAATAATCCTCTCTCCCTAAAATATTATGTAATTACTATGCCATTACAATAGTACAAAGTGAATTACTACCACTAAATATAGAAAGTCTATAACATAAGTTATTTCAGAACAAAGGGTTTACCAGCATGGCTCAGATGAAACACTTGCCCTTTGTGTAAAGCTGTCAGTGATGTGATTAATTTCAAGTTGGACCCACACTCCTTACAGTTTACAGTAAACAGCTTCCATCATGGTTTCGACAACAGAGTCCACATCAACACTCTCCTATACACATACACCATGTCATCCAGTCCAGAGAGACGTGTTATCACCTACTGAAACAAGACAACAAGCACCAACATCCTGCAGCAGTCCCGGCATCACGTGTGTCCTGAGTCTCGATCCCTCACGCGCACCTCTTCAGGAGTGCCTAGGAGCAGTAGGTTAGCACACCCATCCTTTCTCATCTGGAACCATGAGGAAAAGGCTGATCCAGGTTTCTGGTTTCCTGATCTCAACGCTGGGATGGCTTTTTGTACTTTGTACTATGGCGATGGATTACTGGAGGATCACCCAGATAGGTGGCCAGGGAGGTTCATTCATTATCAAGGTGGCCTGGTACTGGTCCAACCTGTGGCAGGACTGCTTCACAGACTCGACAGCAGTTACCAACTGCAGAGACTTCCCTGTGCTGTGGTCTGTCAAACGTAAGAACATTGTTCAAACATCTGACTTAAGGGTTTCTGGTATATATTACATTGTAGGATCTCTGCAAATTGATCACCATTCTGTTGCATTATTTCATACTCAAACATCACTTTGAATTCTTGAGAGCTTGTCGCGCTTTTCTAATGggaaaagcaacaacaaaaacgtTGTGCTGATCGATGATATGTTGAATCATATCTTCTCCTTTTAAttgtttttttatatactttttttttttaacagctaTCGTCCAGGGAGTGAGAGGCCTGCTGATGTGTGGACTAACCCTTGGGTTTTTTGGTGCAATATTTTGCTTTGTTGGCATGGAGTGCACATATATTggaggagggggaaaaaacaaggaTATGCTTTTGTTCGCCGGATCCGTATTTCACTTTGTCGGTGGTAAGTACTGTCCATGGTATGTTCATTTCTCCAGATGACTTATTTTTTCCCCCATCAACATTTCCTAGTATGACTGAAACCTCTTCACACAGGTGTGTCAGACTTAGCTGCATACTGCTTATACATCAACAAAGTCGCAAGGACAACTTTCACTCAATCTTCACCAGGAATCCTGAAGTAAGATTAATATTTCAAATGGCTACAATAATCTGTTCGAaattaaaaatacaaatgaaCAGCTGCACATGTTAGTAACTGTACTCATGTATGCTTTCTACTATTCTCTAAGGTATGACTTAGGACCTCCCATTTTTATTGGATTGGTTGGGTCTTTTTGCATCCTCTTAGGGGCCATTCTCTATGCTGTGACTGTGTACAAAG
This genomic window contains:
- the LOC139546808 gene encoding claudin-10-like, with amino-acid sequence MSNMVTEILAFILTTSGWVLISSTIPTDYWKVSSLDGTVITTATYWSNLWKTCVTDSTGVSNCKDFPSMLALDGYIQACRGLMITAVCLGFFGAVFALVGMKCTKIGGSDQSKARTACIAGVNFILSGLCSLSACSLYAHRITSEFFNPMFVAQKYELGVALFIGWAGSILCILGGVILCFSIVDSSTTSHTGYAYRGATSASNVSSHPRGHAQPMSQRPPPEYSSSSRVQHFDKNAYV
- the cldn10l2 gene encoding claudin 10-like 2, producing the protein MRKRLIQVSGFLISTLGWLFVLCTMAMDYWRITQIGGQGGSFIIKVAWYWSNLWQDCFTDSTAVTNCRDFPVLWSVKPIVQGVRGLLMCGLTLGFFGAIFCFVGMECTYIGGGGKNKDMLLFAGSVFHFVGGVSDLAAYCLYINKVARTTFTQSSPGILKYDLGPPIFIGLVGSFCILLGAILYAVTVYKVLFPKAKVVLAHGGPRTGTYMASQARGRTLYTGYYRPPRQYRSYNSGISSSSKLTRISQITPEELSDRDAFV